A genomic stretch from Candidatus Omnitrophota bacterium includes:
- the topA gene encoding type I DNA topoisomerase, whose translation MKKHLVIVESPTKAKTIKNFLSAEYTIMSSMGHIRDLPKKVLGVDIKNGFKSSYGVIPAKKKLVAKLKEAYKDCDLVYLATDGDREGEGIAWHVKELLKIPDDKTRRTVFHEITSEAIKHAFKKPVKLNMDLVKAYRVRRALDRIVGYKISPILWKKIASGLSAGRVQSPALKLIVEREKEIRAFEPVTYWKVAGDFKTSGGMLRADLVKAKGEAIKDERVSDESILKDIEKLKGADFSVKKNDITEKKISPPRPFTTSTLQQQANTVLGFSSRRTMIVAQQLYEGIDLPEGRTGLITYMRTDSVAVAKQAQAEARKLIESRYGKSFLPAKSPVYKTKSAHSQEAHEAIRPVKVDIIPENIEDNLSPEQFKLYHLIWQRFMASQMNQALSVTRSVRLEKDSYAFKAVTSVLKDAGFLTLYSERITADREARGLFEFMEKLAVASSALLQEIETSEHQTLPPPHYNEASLVKTLEAKGIGRPSTYVSIIETLLRRKYVVRNKRQLLLQDIGEVVSDVLEKHFPLITDYEFTSKLESMLDDVADAKIGEKEVLENFYKEFEVLLEKAKTDMETLKKVTDRKCPWCGTNLVEKYSANGKFLYCGAGYKACVYRVYFTEDGGELLPEKKFCPKCAKSMVLRVARRGPFYACSGFPSCKSIIPYGEEKKPAESEPNESD comes from the coding sequence ATGAAAAAACATCTGGTAATAGTGGAGTCACCGACGAAAGCGAAGACAATAAAGAATTTCCTTAGCGCGGAATACACGATAATGTCATCCATGGGGCACATCAGGGACCTTCCGAAGAAAGTGCTGGGAGTGGATATAAAAAACGGTTTCAAGAGTTCTTACGGCGTGATACCGGCAAAGAAGAAACTGGTCGCGAAGCTCAAGGAAGCCTATAAGGACTGCGACCTTGTTTATCTGGCGACCGACGGTGACAGGGAGGGCGAGGGCATAGCCTGGCATGTGAAGGAGCTCCTCAAGATCCCCGACGATAAAACCCGCCGGACGGTGTTCCATGAGATAACCTCGGAGGCGATAAAACATGCTTTCAAAAAACCCGTCAAGCTGAACATGGATCTCGTTAAAGCATACCGCGTGCGCCGGGCACTGGACAGGATAGTGGGTTACAAGATAAGCCCCATACTGTGGAAAAAAATAGCGTCCGGCCTTTCCGCCGGCCGTGTGCAGTCGCCTGCCCTCAAGCTCATCGTTGAGAGGGAAAAAGAGATAAGGGCTTTTGAGCCCGTCACTTACTGGAAAGTCGCCGGGGATTTTAAGACCTCCGGCGGGATGCTCAGGGCGGATCTTGTCAAAGCCAAAGGCGAGGCGATCAAAGACGAGCGCGTGAGCGATGAGAGCATACTCAAAGACATAGAAAAACTGAAAGGCGCGGATTTCAGCGTGAAAAAAAATGATATCACTGAAAAGAAGATATCGCCGCCGCGCCCTTTTACGACCTCAACACTGCAGCAGCAGGCGAACACCGTTCTGGGATTTTCTTCACGCCGGACCATGATCGTCGCCCAGCAGCTTTATGAGGGAATAGACCTTCCCGAAGGCCGCACGGGCCTCATCACTTATATGAGGACGGATTCGGTAGCGGTCGCCAAGCAGGCCCAGGCAGAGGCGAGAAAACTGATAGAGAGCCGTTACGGAAAATCTTTTCTTCCCGCGAAAAGTCCGGTTTACAAAACAAAATCTGCCCATTCCCAGGAAGCTCACGAAGCGATAAGGCCGGTTAAAGTGGATATAATCCCGGAAAATATAGAGGATAACCTCAGCCCCGAGCAGTTCAAGCTCTATCATCTCATATGGCAGCGTTTTATGGCGTCCCAGATGAATCAGGCGCTCTCTGTCACGCGCAGCGTCCGTCTGGAAAAGGATTCTTACGCCTTCAAAGCAGTGACGAGCGTTTTGAAAGACGCCGGTTTTCTCACCCTTTACAGCGAAAGGATAACCGCGGACAGGGAAGCCCGTGGCCTTTTTGAATTTATGGAAAAACTCGCCGTCGCCAGTTCCGCGCTCCTGCAAGAAATAGAAACGAGCGAGCATCAGACCTTACCCCCGCCGCATTATAACGAGGCTTCACTTGTGAAGACGCTCGAGGCCAAGGGAATAGGACGCCCCTCGACCTATGTTTCCATAATTGAAACGCTCCTCAGGAGAAAGTATGTCGTGCGCAACAAGAGGCAGCTGCTTTTACAGGATATAGGGGAAGTGGTGTCGGATGTGCTGGAAAAACATTTTCCTCTTATAACGGATTACGAATTCACTTCCAAACTTGAATCCATGCTGGATGATGTGGCGGACGCGAAGATCGGCGAGAAAGAGGTGCTGGAGAATTTCTACAAGGAATTTGAGGTGCTGCTTGAAAAAGCCAAGACGGATATGGAAACGCTGAAAAAGGTGACGGACAGAAAATGCCCGTGGTGCGGCACAAACCTTGTGGAAAAATATTCGGCGAACGGCAAATTCCTTTATTGCGGGGCGGGTTACAAGGCCTGCGTTTACAGGGTTTATTTTACCGAAGACGGGGGGGAGCTCCTGCCCGAGAAGAAATTCTGTCCCAAATGCGCCAAGTCCATGGTTTTGCGCGTCGCCCGCCGCGGCCCTTTTTACGCATGCAGCGGTTTTCCTTCCTGTAAGAGCATAATACCTTACGGGGAAGAGAAAAAACCCGCGGAAAGCGAACCGAATGAAAGCGACTGA
- the dprA gene encoding DNA-protecting protein DprA translates to KDRNKWLELSLSESLTQSDLTALYRYKSDPFELMGIDRDELANIIGKKAFLLGKAAFDYGQEVKIMEKTATRLVFLEDEEYPALLKEINDPPLFLRVVGEIPRPSERMIAVVGTRRASAYGKRVCEYFSAAFCEMGFAVVSGLARGIDTKAHETAIKNGGKTVAVIGSGPDVIYPPENERLARDIAEHGAVVSEYPMGTPPAKMNFPWRNRIISGMSCAVFVAEAPQRSGTLITASYAAEQGRDVWAAPGCIFENNYKGCHALIKDGAKLVESKEDIAGELSFEGFEQTEKISQAREPEKPFSDEEKKIYAVIGWHPVSLDTIKREASLDISKIFRALTNLQINGFIDNSAGGKFVRKK, encoded by the coding sequence AAAGACAGAAATAAATGGCTGGAGCTGTCGCTTTCAGAATCGCTCACCCAGTCGGATCTGACAGCGCTTTACAGGTACAAATCCGATCCTTTCGAGCTCATGGGTATAGACAGAGATGAGCTGGCGAACATAATAGGCAAAAAAGCTTTTTTGCTTGGTAAGGCGGCCTTTGATTACGGTCAAGAGGTGAAGATCATGGAAAAAACAGCCACGCGCCTTGTTTTTCTTGAAGATGAGGAATACCCCGCGCTCTTAAAAGAAATAAACGATCCCCCTTTATTTTTGAGGGTGGTGGGCGAGATACCGCGCCCGTCCGAGCGGATGATAGCGGTCGTGGGCACAAGGCGCGCTTCCGCTTACGGGAAAAGGGTCTGCGAATATTTCAGCGCCGCCTTCTGCGAAATGGGTTTTGCCGTCGTCAGCGGCCTTGCCAGGGGCATAGACACGAAGGCTCATGAGACGGCTATAAAAAACGGCGGGAAAACTGTCGCCGTGATAGGCTCCGGGCCGGATGTCATTTACCCGCCGGAAAACGAGCGCCTTGCCCGGGATATAGCCGAACACGGCGCTGTTGTCAGCGAATATCCCATGGGCACGCCTCCGGCGAAGATGAATTTCCCCTGGCGCAACAGGATCATAAGCGGGATGTCCTGCGCGGTGTTCGTGGCTGAGGCTCCGCAGAGATCGGGCACCCTCATCACGGCCTCTTACGCCGCGGAGCAGGGCAGGGATGTTTGGGCGGCGCCGGGCTGTATCTTTGAAAATAATTACAAAGGCTGCCACGCGCTCATCAAAGACGGCGCCAAACTTGTGGAGAGCAAAGAAGACATTGCGGGTGAGCTTTCTTTTGAAGGATTTGAGCAGACGGAAAAAATATCGCAGGCCAGGGAGCCCGAAAAGCCTTTTTCCGACGAGGAGAAAAAGATCTACGCCGTCATAGGATGGCATCCCGTGAGCCTCGATACGATAAAGAGGGAAGCGTCGCTGGACATTTCAAAAATATTCAGAGCCTTGACAAATCTTCAGATAAATGGATTTATTGATAATTCTGCTGGCGGAAAATTCGTCAGAAAAAAATAA